DNA sequence from the Chloroflexota bacterium genome:
GGAGTTGAAGGAGAAGAAGCACCGGGTGGAGGATGCGCTGAGTGCGACCCGGGCGGCGGTCGAGGAGGGGATCGTGCCCGGCGGCGGCGTGGCGTTGCTGAACGCCACGGAGGCGCTGAACGACATCGAGACCGAGTTCGAGGATGAGGCCACCGGTGTGAAGATCGTGCAGAGGGCGCTGGAGGAGCCGATGCGGCAGCTGGCCTTCAACGCGGGCGAGGACGGCGCCGTGATCGTGCAGAACGTGCGTCGCCATCAGCAGGAGAAGGACAACAAGCGCATCGGCTACAACGTGATGACCGGCGAGTACGTGGATATGTTCGAGGCCGGCATCATCGATCCGGCGAAGGTGACCCGCTCGGCGGTGGAGAATGCGGCCAGCATCGCGGCCATGATCCTGACCACCGAGGCGTTGGTCTCCGAGATCCCGGAGAAGGAGAAGGCCCCGTCCACGCCAGCGCCTGAATACTAATCGGAGCATCCGACCGAGCTTTGAACGGCAGCCCCTCTCCAAGGAGGGGCTGCTTCTTTGAATCGTGCGGCGGTCCGTGGCCTCTTATGGGCGTTCGGCCGGATCTCTTGTGGAACCTCTCTCATAGACCCTCCTTCCATACAGGGGGTATGTCCCTTTTGGGAGGTCGTTTGCACGGTGTGTCGTTTCCTTTTAAAATGAACATACACACTGTGATCACGATGAGGGCCGTGGGGCCCCGTTGAGGGGTGGGAGAGGAAATGGCGGATCTGTCCAGAGATCCTAAGGGGCAATGGGATATCAGCCAATCGTTGTCGGATTTCTTGACCATTAGCCTGGTCGTTCAACAGGCTTTGAAGACGCTGGAGCGGCGCCTTCAGGCGGCCGAGCGGGCGCCATCGCAGCGGGAAAGCCGCGTGTTCTCCGCCGCTCTGGAGTACCTGAGCCAGGCACGGGAGGGGTTCTTCCTCAGCCTGCGCACGGGCGCTGTGCCGGAACGGGCCGAGCTGGCCTACCTCTTGCGGCAGGTGTTTGTGGACTGGCAATGGATGGAGGAGTTGGGCATCGACCTGGAGGAGCCGTCAGAGGTGGAGCGGGTGCGGTCGCAATTGATCGCCTTCGCCATGGCGGCCATCGCCATCGGGATGATGCCCCGCCTGCCGCCGGAGCTGGCCACGTTCCCCCCTGTGGGCCCGTTTCGCCGGCGGGGATACGCGGATATCCCCGTCCCTCGTTCGCCCGCGCAGTGGCTGGATCGCATCGAAGAGGTGGAGCAGATCACCTGGCATGTGCGGGTGGAGCCGGTCGTGCGCCTGGAGATCGAGTCGCTGCGACGGACGTACGGGTTCTATGAGGCCAGCACCTGGCTGGCCGAGGAGCATCTACGTCGCTTTGGCCTGCTCCCTCGTGATTGAGAGGAGGAGAATGAGCGTCATCTGGTGTGGAGAGGATACGGGAGGAAGCGATGCCGATCTACGTCTATCACTGCGAAACCTGTGGTGTGCAGTTCGAGCAGATGCGCTCTTTCTCAGATGCAACCGTCCCCGCGTGTCCCAACGGGCACACGGAGGTGCGACGCGTGTTCAGCCCACCGGCCATTCATTTCAAGGGGTCGGGTTGGTATATCACGGATAGCCGTAAGAGTGATAACGGGAGGACAAACGGCAAGGAGGAGTCGAAATCTGGCGAGAAAGCCAAGGAATCATCTGAGAAGGCGGACTGAACGTCCGCCTTTTGCGTTTCCAGGTGGGAATCGTTTATCGTGTAAGCGCCGGCGGGGCACGGCTTCATCGACCCTCGCGTGGCGTTGTCAAGACTTCCTGATCATCCTGCATCCCCTCGTCAGCGTGAACCCCGCCGCAGGTGAGGCGCGGAAGCTTCGCCTGCTTTGGGGCGCATGATCCGTCCTCAGCCGCTCCCAACGTGCGTTCCTTGACCCTTTACCAGGTCCGATGGAGTGTTCCTTATGATTCAGTCTGCCACCTTGTCTTCCGCCTCTCAGCATTACCAGGCCACCCTGGAGGAGGTGCGGCGGGAAGCCTGTCGCTGGATTGCCCTCTCCCTATGCCCCGTCGGTGCCCTGCTGGTCCTGGGGGCCGGATCGTTTCGGGACCCGCTCCATGGCGCCGTCCTGGGCGGGCTGACGATGGCGATCTCCCTGCTGGCCTGGCGGCTGACTTACCTCTCCCATTGGGTGGGGGCCTGGTGGCTCGTGGCGGGATGCGCGGCGGTGAATCTGCTGGCCCTGCAATGGTATCCTCTCGAGAGCGTCGTCCTGCTGCTGGCCTTGCCAGCCGGGCTGGCCACCCTTCTCCTGGGCCTCCGCTCGGGTGCCCTCGTCGCCGCTTTCCTGAGCCTGATCATGTTGGGAAGGGCCCAGCTCCTCCTGCCTCTGCCCCCCTCCCCTTTGAGAGGTGGGACTCAGATCGCGGCGTTGGTGGCCACGTGGGGCACGTTGGCCTTGGTCTGGATCTCCTCTCAGCCCGTCCAGCGGGCGATCGAGTGGCCGTGGGTCAGCTATGAGCGGGCGCGGCGGCTTTTGGAGGAGGCTCGTGAACAGCGGATGGAGCTCAAGCAGGTCCAGGAGGATCTCTATCAGGCCAATCAGGAGCTCGCCCGGCTGTCCGACCGGCTCAAGGCGATGGCTCAGGCTGCTGAGGAGGCGCGTCGGGTCAAGGAGGAGTTCGTCGCCAACGTGAGCCACGAGCTGCGCACCCCGCTGAACATGATCATCGGCTTCAGCGAGATGATCACGCAGGCGCCGCAGGTCTATGGCGCCGAGCTGCCGCCTGCCCTCCTGGCCGATATCGCCGCTATCCAGCGCAATAGCCAGCATCTGGCCAGCCTGGTGGACGACGTGCTGGACCTCAGTCAGATCGAGGCCGGGCGCATGGCCCTCAGCAAGGAGTGGGCCTCCATACAGGAGATCATCGAGGCAGCGGTCTCGGCCGTGCAACCCCTGTTCGAGTCCAAAGGGCTCTCCCTGGAGATCGAGGTGCCTCCAGACCTACCCGCACTCTTCTGCGATAGCATGCGGATCCGTCAGGTGATGCTCAACCTGCTCAGCAACGCCGGGCGTTTCACCGAGAAGGGGGGTGTGCAGGTGCGGGCCTGGCGCGAGGGGGAGGACATCGTGGTCAGCGTGGCCGATACCGGTCCGGGCATCGCCCTGGAGGACCAGGAGAGGCTCTTTGAGCCCTTCCAGCAGCTGGATGGCTCCATACGCCGCCGTCACGGGGGGAGCGGCCTGGGGTTGAGCATCAGCAAGCGGTTTGTGGAGATGCACAAGGGGAGGATGTGGCTGGAGAGCGAGGTGGGCGTGGGCACCACGGTCTATTTCAGCCTGCCGCTGAGCCTGCCCGCCCCGGCCGTGCTCGTCGGCAACGAGGCTGCCCGGTGGTTTAGCTTCTATCATCAGTATGAGCCGCGCACTCGACGGTCCAAGGCGCCGCCGCCGAAGCCCGCTCCCCGATTCGTCCTCCTGGAGCGGGGGGAGACGTTGCAGCGGCTGCTCGGTCGCTACATGGAAGGCGTCGAGTTCGTCTCCGTTCGGGATATAGACGAGGCCCTGCGCGAGCTGAGCCGCTCTCCGGCCCAGGCGTTGATCGTGAACGATTCCGCGCTGAAACAGATGCCTTCCTGGATGGGGAGGCTGGCTCACCTGCCCTATGGGACGCCGGCGGTGGTCTGCTGGGTGCCGGGGGAGGACGAGGCGGCGCAGCAGCTCGGCGTCGTGCGCTACCTGATCAAGCCGGTGACCCGCGATGCTCTGCTTTCCGTGCTGGAGGATTTGGGGAGGCAGGTG
Encoded proteins:
- the groEL gene encoding chaperonin GroEL (60 kDa chaperone family; promotes refolding of misfolded polypeptides especially under stressful conditions; forms two stacked rings of heptamers to form a barrel-shaped 14mer; ends can be capped by GroES; misfolded proteins enter the barrel where they are refolded when GroES binds; many bacteria have multiple copies of the groEL gene which are active under different environmental conditions; the B.japonicum protein in this cluster is expressed constitutively; in Rhodobacter, Corynebacterium and Rhizobium this protein is essential for growth); translated protein: ELKEKKHRVEDALSATRAAVEEGIVPGGGVALLNATEALNDIETEFEDEATGVKIVQRALEEPMRQLAFNAGEDGAVIVQNVRRHQQEKDNKRIGYNVMTGEYVDMFEAGIIDPAKVTRSAVENAASIAAMILTTEALVSEIPEKEKAPSTPAPEY
- a CDS encoding zinc ribbon domain-containing protein — translated: MPIYVYHCETCGVQFEQMRSFSDATVPACPNGHTEVRRVFSPPAIHFKGSGWYITDSRKSDNGRTNGKEESKSGEKAKESSEKAD
- a CDS encoding response regulator; the encoded protein is MIQSATLSSASQHYQATLEEVRREACRWIALSLCPVGALLVLGAGSFRDPLHGAVLGGLTMAISLLAWRLTYLSHWVGAWWLVAGCAAVNLLALQWYPLESVVLLLALPAGLATLLLGLRSGALVAAFLSLIMLGRAQLLLPLPPSPLRGGTQIAALVATWGTLALVWISSQPVQRAIEWPWVSYERARRLLEEAREQRMELKQVQEDLYQANQELARLSDRLKAMAQAAEEARRVKEEFVANVSHELRTPLNMIIGFSEMITQAPQVYGAELPPALLADIAAIQRNSQHLASLVDDVLDLSQIEAGRMALSKEWASIQEIIEAAVSAVQPLFESKGLSLEIEVPPDLPALFCDSMRIRQVMLNLLSNAGRFTEKGGVQVRAWREGEDIVVSVADTGPGIALEDQERLFEPFQQLDGSIRRRHGGSGLGLSISKRFVEMHKGRMWLESEVGVGTTVYFSLPLSLPAPAVLVGNEAARWFSFYHQYEPRTRRSKAPPPKPAPRFVLLERGETLQRLLGRYMEGVEFVSVRDIDEALRELSRSPAQALIVNDSALKQMPSWMGRLAHLPYGTPAVVCWVPGEDEAAQQLGVVRYLIKPVTRDALLSVLEDLGRQVRTVLLVDDEPEALQLFARMLSSARRGYRVLRAPSGRRALDLLRERQPDVMILDLVMPGMNGFDVLREKSRDPVLRQIPVVVISARDPTGEPIVSNTLTITRSGGLSVRDLVTCIQAVSEVLSPSTRSDGQGRPEKPVG